In the Hordeum vulgare subsp. vulgare chromosome 7H, MorexV3_pseudomolecules_assembly, whole genome shotgun sequence genome, one interval contains:
- the LOC123411071 gene encoding uncharacterized protein LOC123411071: MEGLDVDGIFQHYRLNPTEMEAVTYYLPRLLSGETLHGAEKLIHHIYIYDHEPKDLAAQFAPVPQAESSGDRFFFTTCKSKNGSKLQSVRSAGGGTWTIQKTTEISHAGLKIGELKNLSFKKKGKSTGWVMEEYRCLLPQATVAEGVKVFCKMHLAQHAPDAARQESAAYKHQEPQPGAVTASTHAQKRPAPAAAADPHPPRPNKRVRVAFPVPAPATPSFLMYDEAARAMHCPLARTNFPVQDAQVPAVAVPAAIEVSCESTTTSDHSDVASSSQNKHYSQQQTVPEAGSSIARSTSEEDVFETLEPISSLLDGEEDDFDLEELMRMMEADPIEVEPVTGANTGVEMDQQEPLYLDCLDQGMLEDILQSDYPHPMQIPEGRSMDNPAFHDADKEKRYNAASDLDAPSLQGQDHLFKSPPSFFDPFEAAWKAEEALEN, from the coding sequence ATGGAAGGCCTCGACGTCGATGGCATCTTCCAGCACTACCGCCTGAATCCTACGGAAATGGAGGCCGTCACGTACTACTTGCCACGCCTCCTCTCCGGCGAGACCCTGCATGGCGCCGAGAAGCTCATCCACCACATCTACATCTACGACCACGAGCCCAAGGATCTCGCCGCCCAGTTCGCGCCCGTGCCGCAGGCCGAGAGCAGCGGCGACCGCTTCTTCTTCACGACGTGCAAGAGCAAGAACGGAAGCAAGCTCCAGAGCGTGCGCAGCGCCGGCGGCGGCACCTGGACCATCCAGAAGACCACGGAGATTAGCCACGCCGGACTCAAGATCGGCGAGCTAAAGAACCTGTCGTTCAAGAAGAAAGGCAAGTCGACCGGCTGGGTCATGGAGGAGTACCGATGCCTGCTGCCGCAGGCCACTGTCGCCGAGGGGGTGAAGGTGTTCTGCAAGATGCACTTGGCTCAGCATGCTCCTGACGCGGCTCGCCAAGAATCGGcggcatacaagcatcaagaacCGCAGCCAGGGGCCGTGACTGCGAGCACGCACGCACAGAAGAGGCCAGCGCCGGCTGCCGCCGCCGATCCTCATCCCCCGCGCCCCAACAAGAGGGTGCGAGTtgccttccccgtcccggcacctGCCACACCGTCGTTCTTGATGTATGATGAGGCAGCCAGAGCAATGCATTGCCCGCTGGCTCGTACCAACTTCCCTGTTCAGGATGCACAAGTACCTGCTGTGGCTGTACCAGCGGCAATCGAAGTATCATGCGAGTCCACTACAACATCCGACCACTCCGACGTTGCTTCTTCCTCGCAGAATAAGCATTACAGCCAACAACAGACTGTTCCTGAGGCTGGCTCAAGCATTGCAAGAAGCACATCTGAAGAGGATGTCTTTGAGACATTGGAGCCTATTTCCAGTTTGCTGGATGGAGAGGAAGATGACTTTGATCTTGAAGAACTAATGAGAATGATGGAAGCTGACCCAATTGAAGTTGAGCCTGTCACCGGAGCCAACACTGGCGTGGAGATGGACCAACAGGAACCTCTCTACCTGGATTGCTTGGACCAAGGCATGCTGGAGGACATTCTGCAGTCCGATTACCCTCACCCAATGCAGATACCAGAGGGTCGGTCCATGGACAACCCTGCCTTCCATGATGCTGACAAGGAGAAGAGGTACAATGCCGCGTCAGATCTTGACGCTCCATCGCTTCAGGGACAAGACCACTTGTTCAAATCGCCGCCAAGCTTCTTCGATCCATTTGAAGCAGCGTGGAAGGCCGAAGAGGCGCTCGAGAACTAG